The DNA sequence GTGCCCGCCGATGACCGCGGTGATCATCTGATCAGGCTCCCCGTTGATCACGAAGTACGGGCGGCCGGAGATATCCACGACAGCTTCAACCAATGCCTCATCCATGGGCAGCTGGCAGGACGCGAAACGGCGGATACCCTTCTTGTCCCCGATGGCGTCCAGGAGTGCCTGGCCGAGGACGATGGCGGTGTCCTCCACGGTGTGGTGGGCATCGATCTCGATGTCCCCCTTGGCGTGGACCTTCAGGTCAAAACTTCCATGCACACCGAAGGCGGTGAGCATGTGGTCAAAGAATGGCAGGCCGGTGTCAATGTCCACCTGGCCGGTGCCGTCAAGGTTGATCTCGACGGTGATGTCGGATTCGCTGGTAGTGCGGGTGGAACGACCGATTCGGGACTCGGTGGTCATGACGCTTCTCTCCGTGGTGGGTGATGGTGGGGATCAGGAAGTGGGTTTAGAGGTTGAGACTGACGATGCCTGCCGCTGCATCCAGGAAGGCAT is a window from the Corynebacterium faecale genome containing:
- the hisB gene encoding imidazoleglycerol-phosphate dehydratase HisB, with amino-acid sequence MTTESRIGRSTRTTSESDITVEINLDGTGQVDIDTGLPFFDHMLTAFGVHGSFDLKVHAKGDIEIDAHHTVEDTAIVLGQALLDAIGDKKGIRRFASCQLPMDEALVEAVVDISGRPYFVINGEPDQMITAVIGGHYATVINEHFFETLALNSRITLHVICHHGRDPHHITEAEYKAVARALRAAVEMDPRQTGIPSTKGAL